One Gallus gallus isolate bGalGal1 chromosome 38, bGalGal1.mat.broiler.GRCg7b, whole genome shotgun sequence genomic window, CTCGCTGAGCGTCCGCCACCGCACTTTCGCCACTACCGCAGGCACCCCACCATCAAATTagttatgttaaaaaaaaaaaaaaaaaaacaccacgaGGACACGGCGGGGGCGCGCAGAGCTGGCGGCGCTCTTTGCTTggttttattctgctttcttctagGCCGCGCCGCGAGGCTCGCGGCGAATCTGCGGCGGCGAATCGGCACACGCGGCGCTGCCGCCGCACTTTCGTCATAACGGGGAGAAACGGTCATTGAAATAGTCATTAAAAAGAAACGCGGTGAGGAGGGGTTCCAAAAACACCGGGAAGCGGAAGGTTGGAGAAGGGTGATCGATCACTGGCTAGAACGGCGCACAACCGAATGGCGAATGTGCGGGAAGCGAATACGCCGCCTACGGGGTAAGCAGCGCAGAGTGATGACGTAAGCAGGAAGCGCGAGCGGGAAGCGCGGCGCGTGAATCGCAGCCGAAAGTGCGGCTGAGGGGCGCCGAGCGGAGGTGTGGAgggggggtcagaggtcacggaggggtcagaggtcacgggGGGGGACTATTGGGGGGTCTTGGTTGGGAAAAGGTTCTGCGGGGGGGTCCGAGGgcttatggggggggggggcagaggccTCAggaggggtcctgggggggccACAGACCTATGGGGGGGGCTGAGGTCTGTAGGGGTGCTCTGGAGGGGGGTTGGAGGTCTATGGGGCAGGCACgggtcttgggggggggggggttattggGGCACGTAGTGGTCCATGGGGGGGATGTTGGGGGGTGAttggggggcacagaggggtctgggggggttcTTGGAGGTTTAGGAGTCGGTGGGGGAAttatttggggaggggggggggcagagagCGGTGGGGGTTTCTGAGGAGGCCGTATGAGGTCTATGGGGAGATCAAGGGGTGGCAAAGATGTCTCTGGGGgaggttttggggggggggctctgaggAGTCCATTGGGGAGGTACGAGGTGTTGGGGGGGTCATAGGGGGTGTAGAGATCcatgggggggtctgggggggttaCTGGGGGGCCCAGAGGGCTCTGAGAGGGGGTGTTATGGGGGTAGATgattggggggggggctctgggggggtaTATTGGGGGGTACCAAGTGTGTGGGAGGGTCGGGGGGGGCACAGCGGCTTTTGGGGGGGTGTgagggatatgggggtggggggggtgctGTGTGTCATTGTGGGGGGGGCTTTTGGGGGTGCGTGAGTGATatgggaggtgggggggttgCTGTGAGAGTGTCATTGtgggggggcacttatgggggtgggggggtgctGTGTGTCATTGTGGGAGGCAAAGGcctgggggggctttggggggggggttgtgaGTTATATGGGGGTGCTGTGTGTATGTCATTGTGGGggggggcttttggggggtgtgggggtgatatgggggtggggggcttgctgtgtgtgtgggggtggACAGCAGGTTTTGGGTCCTGCTTTATATGGGGGCCCACACTGAGcagcccccccaaccccctcctCCTCAACCTctacccccctccccccccctttcagCCCCATGGCCGTCCCTGTGAGTGTCCTCCGCCTCCCACGCGGCCCCGACGGCTCCGGCCGTGGCTTCGGCCCCTCAACCCAACGCCCCCGCCGTGACCCCCCCCCCGAAGTGACGGAGGCGACGAGAGCCATTCAGAGAGCGAGGGCAGCCCTGCGCCGGCGCTTCCTCCTCTGCCTGGTGGCGGCTCGGGGACAAAGGGTGACGTTTGTCCTCTGTCAACGCGTCCGGGTCAACGCCGTGCTGGGGGCTGCGTGGGTCCCCGGTGGGACGGAGGGCGGTGGGAGCGATGGAGGCGCGGCCGTGGCCTTCCAAGTGGACGCTCTGCAGACCCCCCTGGGGGTGCAGAAGGCCGCGTTGTTGAGGGGGGGGGACGTGGTGGCGTTCGGGTTCCAGGTGGGGGGGAAATGAGGGGAGGGAATGAGGTGAGGGGGAGGAAATAGGGAGAGGAAATGGGGGAACGGTGGGGAAACGAAGggaggaaatggagaggagagggtggggggggatggggtggtgTTTGGGTTCCAGGTGGGGGGAAAatgaggagggggggggaggggggattaATGGGGAAATGAGGGGAGGGAatgaggtgggggggggaaatagggaggggaaatgggggaacGGTGGGGAAATGAAGGGAGGAAATGgagaggtgggggtgggggggatggggtggggaatGGGGAGAGGAAATGGGAGAATGGTGGGGAAATAAGTGGGGAAAtgaagggaggtgggggggtgggggggtggggaatggtgggggaagggggagaggaaaTGGGGGAATGATGGGGAAATAGGGAGAGGAAATGGAATgatggggaaatgggggaaggAAATGGGGAATGATGGGTGAAGGGGGAGGAGAAATGGAGCAATGGAGAGGAATGGGAGAAGTGAGAaatgggtggggggggaaatgggtgGGGAGGTGGGAAATAACGGGGAAGTGGgtgggaaaatgggaaataatggggagatggggaggtGAAGAAATGAGTTGGGAAACGGATTGGAAAATGAGAGGaatgggaaaagagggaaatggaaCCAAACGGGTGTGGCAGTGGGGCGGtaaggggggaaatggggaaatgggtgggaaagaggaaaaagggaacGGGAAATGGGCGGGGAAAAGGATGGACGGCGCCTGCTGGATGCTGCTGCGGTCCCTTTAAGCGTCAGCTCCGCCCCCTCGCCTCCCATTGGCCGAGCTCCACCCCTCTACCGGAACATTCTCGTCCTATTGGGTGAGCCCGTCGTCCATCAGCCCCCCCAAAGGGCGGGCTGAAGCTTCGAACTGTCACCCTGTTGGTCGGCTCTCACTGTCCATCAGCCCCGCGGGGCGGGCCGAACCCTCCATCTCTTCCCCGCATTGGCCGCCTCTCCTCGCTTTCCATTGGCCTTAATCCCCGTGGGGCGGGCCGAAAGCAGCAACCTTCGCACCCCATTGGCTCCCTCGCCTCCGGGTGGGCGCGTCGCCGCTTCCCATTGGCTACGGACTGAGAGGGGCGG contains:
- the GEMIN7 gene encoding gem-associated protein 7, with protein sequence MANVREANTPPTGPMAVPVSVLRLPRGPDGSGRGFGPSTQRPRRDPPPEVTEATRAIQRARAALRRRFLLCLVAARGQRVTFVLCQRVRVNAVLGAAWVPGGTEGGGSDGGAAVAFQVDALQTPLGVQKAALLRGGDVVAFGFQVGGK